A genomic segment from Nymphalis io chromosome 15, ilAglIoxx1.1, whole genome shotgun sequence encodes:
- the LOC126774063 gene encoding ras-related protein Ral-a isoform X3, whose amino-acid sequence MSKKPAAQPTLHKVIMVGSGGVGKSALTLQFMYDEFVEDYEPTKADSYRKKVVLDGEEVQIDILDTAGQEDYAAIRDNYFRSGEGFLCVFSITEPESFDATQEFREQILRVKNDENIPFLLVGNKSDLGDKRRVPLDACRERAAAWQVPYVETSAKTRDNVDKVFFDLMREIRSRKSDDSRATNGDVKRTKRRKIKCNIL is encoded by the exons ATGTCGAAGAAGCCGGCGGCGCAGCCCACGCTGCACAAGGTGATCATGGTGGGCTCGGGAGGGGTGGGCAAGTCGGCGCTTACCCTGCAGTTCATGTACGACGAGTTCGTAGAGGACTACGAACCGACAAAAGCTGATAGCTACAGGAAAAAG GTCGTACTCGACGGCGAGGAGGTACAGATAGACATTCTGGACACAGCGGGTCAAGAGGACTACGCCGCCATACGGGACAACTACTTCCGTTCCGGCGAGGGTTTCCTCTGTGTATTCTCTATTACTGAGCCGGAGAGCTTCGACGCCACGCAGGAGTTCAG GGAGCAGATACTGCGGGTGAAGAACGACGAGAACATCCCGTTCCTGCTGGTGGGCAACAAGTCGGACCTGGGCGACAAGCGGCGCGTGCCGCTGGACGCGTGCCGCGAGCGCGCCGCCGCCTGGCAGGTGCCGTACGTCGAGACCTCCGCCAAGACGCGCGACAACGTCGACAAG GTGTTCTTTGACCTGATGCGCGAGATCCGCTCGCGCAAGTCGGACGACAGTCGCGCGACCAACGGCGACGTCAAGAGGACGAAGCGCAGGAAAATCAAATGCAACATTTTGTAG
- the LOC126774063 gene encoding ras-related protein Ral-a isoform X2 — protein sequence MFSAITYELSSKFLDEYKCTRLLGSAMSKKPAAQPTLHKVIMVGSGGVGKSALTLQFMYDEFVEDYEPTKADSYRKKVVLDGEEVQIDILDTAGQEDYAAIRDNYFRSGEGFLCVFSITEPESFDATQEFREQILRVKNDENIPFLLVGNKSDLGDKRRVPLDACRERAAAWQVPYVETSAKTRDNVDKAFLSLIRAMSAQKRGAAPTPDAPPRRRCGAPCCALV from the exons ATGTTCTCTGCTATTACTTATGAACTATCATCTAAATTTTTGGACGAATATAAG TGTACACGATTGCTGGGCTCCGCGATGTCGAAGAAGCCGGCGGCGCAGCCCACGCTGCACAAGGTGATCATGGTGGGCTCGGGAGGGGTGGGCAAGTCGGCGCTTACCCTGCAGTTCATGTACGACGAGTTCGTAGAGGACTACGAACCGACAAAAGCTGATAGCTACAGGAAAAAG GTCGTACTCGACGGCGAGGAGGTACAGATAGACATTCTGGACACAGCGGGTCAAGAGGACTACGCCGCCATACGGGACAACTACTTCCGTTCCGGCGAGGGTTTCCTCTGTGTATTCTCTATTACTGAGCCGGAGAGCTTCGACGCCACGCAGGAGTTCAG GGAGCAGATACTGCGGGTGAAGAACGACGAGAACATCCCGTTCCTGCTGGTGGGCAACAAGTCGGACCTGGGCGACAAGCGGCGCGTGCCGCTGGACGCGTGCCGCGAGCGCGCCGCCGCCTGGCAGGTGCCGTACGTCGAGACCTCCGCCAAGACGCGCGACAACGTCGACAAG GCGTTTCTGTCGCTGATCCGCGCCATGTCGGCGCAGAAGCGCGGCGCCGCCCCGACGCCCGACGCGCCGCCGCGGCGCCGCTGCGGCGCGCCGTGCTGCGCGCTCGTGTAG
- the LOC126774063 gene encoding ras-related protein Ral-a isoform X1 yields MFSAITYELSSKFLDEYKCTRLLGSAMSKKPAAQPTLHKVIMVGSGGVGKSALTLQFMYDEFVEDYEPTKADSYRKKVVLDGEEVQIDILDTAGQEDYAAIRDNYFRSGEGFLCVFSITEPESFDATQEFREQILRVKNDENIPFLLVGNKSDLGDKRRVPLDACRERAAAWQVPYVETSAKTRDNVDKVFFDLMREIRSRKSDDSRATNGDVKRTKRRKIKCNIL; encoded by the exons ATGTTCTCTGCTATTACTTATGAACTATCATCTAAATTTTTGGACGAATATAAG TGTACACGATTGCTGGGCTCCGCGATGTCGAAGAAGCCGGCGGCGCAGCCCACGCTGCACAAGGTGATCATGGTGGGCTCGGGAGGGGTGGGCAAGTCGGCGCTTACCCTGCAGTTCATGTACGACGAGTTCGTAGAGGACTACGAACCGACAAAAGCTGATAGCTACAGGAAAAAG GTCGTACTCGACGGCGAGGAGGTACAGATAGACATTCTGGACACAGCGGGTCAAGAGGACTACGCCGCCATACGGGACAACTACTTCCGTTCCGGCGAGGGTTTCCTCTGTGTATTCTCTATTACTGAGCCGGAGAGCTTCGACGCCACGCAGGAGTTCAG GGAGCAGATACTGCGGGTGAAGAACGACGAGAACATCCCGTTCCTGCTGGTGGGCAACAAGTCGGACCTGGGCGACAAGCGGCGCGTGCCGCTGGACGCGTGCCGCGAGCGCGCCGCCGCCTGGCAGGTGCCGTACGTCGAGACCTCCGCCAAGACGCGCGACAACGTCGACAAG GTGTTCTTTGACCTGATGCGCGAGATCCGCTCGCGCAAGTCGGACGACAGTCGCGCGACCAACGGCGACGTCAAGAGGACGAAGCGCAGGAAAATCAAATGCAACATTTTGTAG